From Schizosaccharomyces pombe strain 972h- genome assembly, chromosome: II, the proteins below share one genomic window:
- the spt4 gene encoding DSIF transcription elongation factor complex subunit Spt4, whose translation MDKLNRTRSRACLICGIVLPHSVFANKGCPNDGVDDVETFTSPVFEGIMAMMSPTESWVARWQRIDTFTPGIYATRVQGVLNEDVVESLRRRGINYRPRNGTSWD comes from the coding sequence ATGGATAAGCTAAATAGGACTAGATCAAGAGCATGTCTCATTTGTGGAATTGTTTTGCCTCATAGTGTTTTTGCTAACAAAGGCTGTCCGAACGATGGTGTAGACGACGTGGAAACATTTACCTCGCCAGTATTTGAAGGAATAATGGCAATGATGAGTCCCACCGAATCTTGGGTTGCCAGATGGCAGAGAATCGATACTTTTACTCCCGGAATCTATGCGACTCGTGTTCAAGGTGTATTAAACGAAGATGTAGTTGAATCTTTGCGTCGCAGAGGCATTAACTATCGTCCTAGGAATGGTACATCATGGGATTAG
- the psg1 gene encoding protein psg1, with product MKFFLGSALFLILTFINLVRAEFEFITPAEDSRWARGFTYAVKWKQPTEQFVEIALQYADSNNTLITSSGVIPSNQTYWMVKIDKKWLMKMDNITARVVAVPQNGTASTVYVGPQVLLANTFYWKMVVDVSPAFSVNPIDKKLAIGLSVGLSCCILIVLFLHFATRRERRILKNEKELEMSSYRKH from the exons ATGAAATTCTTTCTAGGATCTGCTTTATTCTTAATCCTTACTTTTATCAATCTTGTTCGGGCTGAATTTGAGTTCATCACTCCTGCTGAAg ATTCTCGATGGGCTAGAGGATTTACTTATGCTGTCAAATGGAAACAACCCACTGAACAGTTTGTCGAAATTGCTTTGCAATATGCCGACTCCAATAACACATTGATTACGAGCAGTGGTGTTATTCCTTCCAACCAAACTTACTGGATGGTAAAGATAGATAAGAAATGGCTTATGAAGATGGACAACATTACTGCGCGAGTTGTTGCTGTTCCTCAAAATGGTACCGCCAGCACGGTATATGTGGGTCCACAGGTCCTATTAGCGAACACGTTTTACTGGAAGATGGTAGTGGATGTTTCCCCTGCATTTTCTGTAAACCCGATTGACAAGAAACTTGCAATTGGGTTATCCGTTGGTTTATCCTGTTGCATACTGATCGTtctatttcttcattttgcAACTAGGAGAGAAAGAaggattttaaaaaacgagAAAGAGCTGGAAATGTCTTCATATAGAAAGCATTAG
- the spo4 gene encoding serine/threonine protein kinase (DDK family) Spo4: MLSMLLPFGNSGVYASDVDREDRPEIAKLVQAFPTIEEDYHVVKLVGAGSFSSVFKAVDRHFDSYDNSYWISSQIEDQMPHDKTKRPKNHFVALKRIYATVLPSRIQTELEMLHELRGSDCVLNMITAVRHQDQVLIVLPFIQHAEFRDFYMKYSLPEIGAYLRDLLKGLAHIDAKGIIHRDIKPGNFAWNPYTQRGVILDFGLAQWQEADAPTENCCVDKLRKLKQEGKYYDYFPFEKTIADPPEGYLLHDPRPTKRADRAGTRGFRAPEVLFRCQNQTSSIDVWSVGVILLCFLTHRYPFFRCEDDIDAIVELAHIFGRNGMSNCALLHGQIWSDNIPTLLDQKHNWLDLIASITKNDENLILETSSDYQVALAIDLLDKLLELHPSKRVKAKTALQHEFFNACGVTRSGFEAENPFRSDFPSTVEQ; the protein is encoded by the exons ATGCTTTCCATGCTATTACCTTTCGGAAATTCAGGTGTATACGCCAGTGATGTAGATCGAGAAGATCGACCAGAAATTGCTAAATTGGTGCAAGCATTCCCTACCATTGAAGAAGACTATCATGTGGTTAAGTTAGTAGGAGCAGGAAGTTTTAGCAGCGTCTTTAAAGCGGTGGATAGACATTTCGATAGCTACGATAACTCCTACTGGATATCATCTCAAATAGAAGATCAGATGCCCCATGACAAAACCAAGAGACCAAAAAACCATTTTGTTGCattgaaaagaatttatGCCACCGTTCTTCCCTCAAGAATCCAAACTGAACTTGAGATGCTACATGAACTACGAGGCAGTGATTGTGTACTAAATATGATAACTGCTGTAAGACATCAAGATCAAGTGTTAATTGTACTACCGTTTATACAACATGCAGAGTTCCGGGACTTCTATATGAAATATTCTCTTCCAGAAATTGGTGCGTACTTAAGAGACCTCTTGAAAGGGTTGGCACATATAGATGCAAAGGGCATAATTCATCGAGATATCAAACCAGGTAACTTTGCTTGGAATCCTTACACCCAAAGGGGAGTCATACTTGACTTTGGATTAGCTCAATGGCAAGAGGCAGATGCACCTACAGAAAATTGCTGTGTCGATAAATTGAGAAAACTGAAGCAAGAAGGAAAATATTACGATTATTTTCCATTTGAGAAAACGATAGCAGATCCTCCAGAGGGTTACTTGCTACATGATCCAAGGCCTACAAAACGTGCTGACCGAGCCGGAACAAGAGGATTTCGAGCGCCTGAGGTATTGTTTCGATGCCAAAATCAAACATCCTCAATTGATGTGTGGTCAGTGGGAGTCATTTTGTTGTGTTTTTTAACACATCGATATCCTTTTTTCCGCTGTGAAGATGATATCGATGCAATCGTAGAATTAGCACATATCTTTGGAAGAAATGGCATGTCAAACTGCGCATTATTACATG GACAAATTTGGTCAGATAACATTCCGACTCTACTAGATCAAAAGCATAATTGGCTAGACCTAATTGCTAGCATTACGAAGAATGATGagaatttaattttagagACAAGCTCAGATTATCAAGTGGCTTTAGCCATTGACTTGTTGGACAAGTTATTAGAATTACATC CATCGAAACGAGTAAAGGCCAAAACAGCTCTTCAGCACGAATTCTTTAATGCATGTGGGGTTACCCGGTCAGGATTTGAGGCAGAAAACCCTTTTCGAAGTGATTTCCCTTCAACTGTAGAGCAGTAG